A portion of the Limosilactobacillus reuteri genome contains these proteins:
- a CDS encoding recombinase family protein — protein MGKVHIIPAHQQKGNSVHQQQSTRPFEQLRVAAYCRVSTDYDEQASSYETQVAHYKELIQKEPTWEFAGIYADDGISGTNTKKREQFNKMIAACKAGKIDLIVTKSISRFARNTIDCLKYIRDLKAINVAIFFEKENINTMDAKGEVLITIMASLAQQESESLSQNVKMGIQYRYQQGKVFVNHNHFLGYTKDDQGNLVIEPEEAKVIKRIFYSYLNGMTMKQIADSLKADGILTGGKTKNWRSSGVAKILKNEKYMGDALLQKTYTVDFLNKKRVKNEGIMPQYYVENDHPAIIPKSVFMQVQQIIKQRRNGITTKNGKHRRLNGKYCFSQKVFCGKCGDILQRNMWYRPEKVAVWRCASRIRRSKTGRRCMIRNVKEPLLKEATVEAFNQLIEGHELASKQIKANIMKVIKNSKGPTLDQIDHQLEKVQMKLIQAASQHQDCDALTQQIMDLRKQKEKVQSRETNQQAKLHNLDEINKLVELHKYGLVDFDEQLVRRLVEKITIFQRYMEFTFKDGEVIRVNM, from the coding sequence TTGGGTAAAGTACACATTATCCCAGCCCATCAGCAAAAAGGAAATAGCGTTCATCAACAGCAAAGTACTCGACCATTCGAGCAACTTCGTGTAGCAGCCTACTGTCGGGTTTCAACTGACTACGATGAGCAAGCTAGCTCCTACGAAACTCAGGTAGCTCACTACAAAGAGCTAATTCAAAAGGAACCAACCTGGGAATTTGCAGGTATCTATGCTGATGATGGAATCTCCGGAACCAACACCAAGAAACGGGAACAATTCAATAAAATGATTGCGGCCTGTAAAGCCGGTAAAATTGACTTAATTGTCACCAAGTCAATTAGCCGATTTGCTCGAAATACTATTGATTGCCTGAAGTATATCAGAGACTTAAAAGCCATCAATGTTGCAATCTTCTTTGAAAAAGAAAATATCAACACCATGGATGCCAAAGGTGAAGTGCTCATTACCATCATGGCATCGTTAGCCCAACAAGAAAGTGAGTCCTTATCGCAAAACGTTAAAATGGGGATTCAATACCGTTACCAACAAGGTAAAGTGTTTGTCAATCATAATCACTTCCTCGGTTACACTAAAGATGATCAGGGAAATCTAGTAATTGAACCAGAGGAAGCCAAGGTCATTAAACGGATCTTCTATAGCTACCTAAACGGAATGACTATGAAACAAATCGCCGATTCGCTCAAAGCTGATGGTATCTTGACCGGTGGCAAAACAAAAAATTGGCGCTCTAGCGGCGTGGCTAAAATACTTAAGAACGAGAAATATATGGGTGATGCTCTTCTGCAGAAAACCTACACTGTTGACTTTCTTAATAAAAAACGAGTGAAGAATGAAGGCATCATGCCCCAGTACTACGTGGAGAATGATCACCCGGCGATTATTCCTAAATCAGTATTTATGCAAGTACAGCAGATCATCAAACAACGGCGTAATGGGATTACCACAAAGAACGGCAAGCACCGACGGCTTAATGGCAAATATTGCTTCTCTCAAAAAGTATTTTGTGGTAAATGCGGTGACATTTTGCAACGGAATATGTGGTATCGGCCAGAGAAAGTAGCGGTCTGGCGCTGTGCTAGCCGGATAAGGAGAAGTAAAACTGGCCGGCGGTGTATGATCAGGAATGTCAAAGAGCCATTGCTAAAAGAAGCCACTGTTGAAGCATTCAATCAATTAATCGAAGGCCACGAGTTAGCCAGTAAGCAAATTAAAGCTAACATCATGAAGGTCATCAAGAACTCCAAAGGACCAACACTTGATCAAATCGACCACCAGCTGGAAAAAGTGCAGATGAAATTGATTCAAGCTGCCAGCCAACACCAGGATTGTGATGCGCTAACCCAACAAATTATGGACCTTCGCAAACAAAAAGAAAAAGTACAGAGTCGGGAAACTAATCAACAAGCCAAACTACACAACCTTGATGAAATCAACAAATTAGTCGAATTGCACAAGTATGGCTTAGTTGACTTTGATGAACAATTGGTTCGGCGCTTGGTAGAAAAAATTACCATCTTCCAACGTTACATGGAGTTTACGTTCAAAGATGGTGAAGTAATTAGAGTTAATATGTGA
- a CDS encoding phage head closure protein — MQQQNERISKIADIGELDRRITLTKKKYVGENPNTGMSMYKDVRLGDVWAKVSALHGQEYYTAVTVKLEKQLSFIIRYRDDIDEETNIWFEGRGYNIGFIDDVKYNHEYLEIKAEYSRGVDDPNEDN; from the coding sequence ATGCAACAGCAAAACGAACGTATCAGTAAGATTGCTGATATTGGTGAGCTAGATCGCCGCATTACGCTGACGAAAAAGAAATATGTCGGCGAAAATCCTAATACTGGAATGTCGATGTACAAGGATGTTCGCTTAGGCGATGTGTGGGCAAAAGTTTCTGCTCTGCATGGTCAAGAATATTATACGGCGGTTACGGTCAAATTGGAAAAGCAATTGTCCTTTATTATTCGATATCGTGATGATATTGACGAAGAAACCAACATTTGGTTTGAAGGTCGTGGCTACAATATTGGCTTTATTGATGATGTCAAATATAACCATGAGTACTTGGAAATTAAGGCCGAGTATTCGAGAGGAGTTGATGATCCGAATGAAGACAACTAG
- a CDS encoding recombinase family protein, with protein MSTITKIQGYHNDVKQLRVAAYCRVSTDNVEQLESLQNQREHYQEYISHHPNWQLAKIYYDEGISGTKLTKRNALKELLVDCRNNRIDLIVTKSISRLSRNTTDCLQIVRELQQLNIPIIFEKEHLNTGAMASELFLSILSSIAQDESRSTAGNLRWAIRQRFANGEFRVSSAPYGYKLRDGNLLIYPAEARTVKHIFHKFLTGTSATQIAKELNGHQVATQRGGHWRSNTVLNILRNINYTGDMLCQKTYRDDQYHRHFNHGELAQYLIENHHPSLISHQAFDQAQKIIKENAQKRHIEVGTHKYQQHYPFSGKIICGYCSTTFKRQTRPNKICWACQKHLKSAKQCPIKAISEESLEAAFCSMMNKLIFSQKFLLQPLLEELQNQANSNSNGELGKLAEQIKANDHKAETLTRLMQSGLLDKAIYVNQTAKLEQDTYQCRQKIKLLNSQNTDSANDFEEVRSLLRWCQKGQTLTSFNPNLFQTFAQQIIVNDPTEVIFKLKCALELTEKLTKKAAVYQQFYRGIIKQRFNEPIKQAEYLYSIIESEGDLIG; from the coding sequence ATGTCGACCATTACTAAAATTCAAGGTTATCACAATGATGTCAAGCAACTACGTGTGGCAGCCTACTGCCGAGTTTCTACTGACAATGTCGAACAGTTGGAAAGTCTGCAAAATCAGCGTGAGCATTATCAGGAGTACATTAGTCACCATCCCAATTGGCAACTTGCCAAAATCTACTATGATGAAGGCATTTCTGGCACTAAATTAACGAAACGGAATGCTTTAAAAGAATTACTGGTTGATTGTCGCAATAACCGGATTGACCTGATAGTAACCAAATCCATCAGTCGCTTATCACGAAATACGACTGATTGTTTACAAATTGTCCGTGAATTGCAACAGCTGAACATTCCGATCATTTTTGAAAAGGAACATCTTAATACTGGGGCAATGGCGAGTGAACTATTCTTGTCCATTCTCAGTAGTATCGCTCAGGATGAATCGCGCTCCACAGCTGGCAACTTACGCTGGGCAATTCGGCAGCGCTTTGCCAATGGTGAATTTAGAGTATCTTCTGCACCTTACGGTTATAAGCTTCGAGATGGCAACTTATTAATCTATCCAGCAGAAGCACGGACCGTGAAACATATTTTCCATAAATTTCTGACTGGCACTTCTGCCACGCAAATTGCTAAAGAGCTAAATGGACATCAAGTTGCTACCCAACGTGGCGGTCACTGGCGCAGTAATACGGTCCTTAACATTCTACGAAACATCAACTACACCGGTGACATGCTGTGCCAGAAAACTTATCGTGATGATCAATATCATCGCCATTTCAACCATGGTGAACTAGCCCAATACCTAATTGAAAACCATCATCCAAGTTTGATCAGTCACCAAGCCTTCGATCAAGCTCAGAAAATAATTAAGGAAAATGCGCAAAAGCGCCACATTGAAGTCGGTACTCACAAGTATCAGCAACATTATCCTTTCTCAGGAAAAATCATCTGTGGATATTGCAGTACCACCTTTAAGCGACAAACCAGACCTAATAAAATCTGTTGGGCATGTCAAAAGCACTTAAAGTCTGCCAAGCAATGCCCGATTAAAGCAATTAGTGAAGAAAGTTTGGAAGCCGCCTTCTGCAGCATGATGAATAAGTTAATCTTCAGCCAGAAGTTCCTACTGCAACCATTGCTTGAAGAACTACAAAATCAAGCTAATAGCAATTCCAATGGTGAATTAGGAAAATTGGCTGAGCAAATCAAAGCTAACGACCATAAGGCCGAAACGCTAACCCGATTGATGCAATCAGGGCTGCTCGACAAGGCCATTTATGTTAACCAAACGGCCAAACTAGAACAAGACACTTATCAATGCCGACAAAAGATCAAACTACTGAATAGTCAAAATACTGATTCAGCCAACGATTTTGAAGAAGTCAGGTCTTTACTGCGTTGGTGCCAGAAAGGGCAAACGCTAACCAGCTTTAATCCCAACTTATTTCAAACTTTTGCACAGCAAATCATTGTCAACGATCCGACTGAAGTGATTTTTAAACTCAAATGTGCCTTGGAATTAACTGAAAAACTAACCAAGAAAGCCGCAGTCTATCAACAATTCTACCGTGGCATCATTAAGCAACGGTTCAATGAACCAATCAAGCAAGCAGAATATCTGTACAGCATTATCGAAAGTGAAGGTGATTTAATTGGGTAA
- a CDS encoding phage portal protein, with product MSLFNKLFHTNKASPKNTLSSTMSFFFGSSMAGQNVTERTAMQNTAVYACVRVLAEGLAELPLHIYQYTSDGGKQRAINHPLYFLLHDAPNPEMTSFIFRETMMNHLLLWGNAYAQIIRNGQGQITGLYPLMPDRMDVNRAANGEIYYTYNRNYDDYQAKNKSKQVILLSDEVLHIAGLGFDGLIGYSPIAMAKNAIGLSMAAEQYGATFFKNDATPGGVLEHPNVVKDPERLRKSWQSQFSGSNNHSIAVLEEGMTFHQLSIPPDQAQFLDTRKFQLDEIARIFRVPPHMVGDLDRSTFSNIEQQSLEFVKYTLNPWCVRWEQAMNQQLLSPDDQQKYFIKFNVDGLLRGDYESRMNGYAIGRQNGWLSANDIRELEDLNRIPANEGGDQYLVNGNMLPLNQAGNFYSSQPSKESEEPKE from the coding sequence ATGAGTCTATTTAATAAATTGTTCCATACCAATAAAGCTTCACCCAAAAACACCCTATCCAGCACCATGTCATTTTTCTTCGGCAGTTCGATGGCTGGCCAAAATGTGACCGAACGCACTGCAATGCAGAATACAGCGGTTTATGCTTGTGTGCGGGTCTTAGCGGAAGGATTAGCTGAACTACCACTCCATATTTATCAATACACCAGCGATGGTGGCAAACAGCGGGCAATTAACCACCCGCTTTATTTTTTGCTTCATGATGCGCCAAATCCAGAAATGACCAGTTTTATCTTTCGTGAAACCATGATGAACCATTTATTGCTGTGGGGTAACGCCTATGCACAAATCATTCGCAATGGTCAAGGCCAAATTACAGGGCTTTATCCGTTAATGCCAGACCGGATGGACGTCAATCGGGCCGCTAACGGTGAAATCTACTACACCTATAATCGCAACTACGATGATTACCAAGCAAAGAACAAATCAAAACAAGTTATTCTCTTATCCGATGAAGTTCTCCATATCGCAGGACTAGGCTTTGATGGTTTGATTGGCTACAGTCCCATTGCTATGGCTAAGAATGCGATTGGATTATCCATGGCTGCCGAACAATATGGAGCCACTTTCTTCAAAAATGATGCCACGCCTGGTGGTGTTCTCGAGCACCCTAATGTAGTCAAAGACCCTGAACGGCTTCGGAAAAGTTGGCAGTCACAATTTTCGGGATCTAATAATCACAGCATTGCTGTCTTGGAAGAAGGAATGACTTTTCACCAGCTTTCCATTCCACCTGACCAAGCACAGTTTCTAGATACGCGAAAATTTCAACTAGATGAGATTGCACGGATCTTTCGTGTACCACCACACATGGTTGGTGACCTGGATCGTTCCACCTTCTCAAACATTGAACAGCAGTCGCTCGAATTTGTGAAGTACACCTTGAACCCTTGGTGTGTCCGTTGGGAACAAGCGATGAACCAGCAATTACTTTCACCTGACGACCAGCAGAAATACTTCATCAAATTCAACGTTGATGGCTTGCTGCGCGGTGATTACGAAAGCCGCATGAATGGTTACGCAATTGGCCGACAAAACGGCTGGCTATCAGCTAATGATATTCGTGAACTGGAGGACCTCAACCGCATCCCAGCAAACGAAGGTGGTGATCAATACTTGGTTAACGGTAATATGCTACCACTCAACCAAGCTGGTAACTTCTATAGTTCTCAGCCATCTAAAGAAAGTGAGGAACCAAAAGAATGA
- a CDS encoding cysteine hydrolase family protein, which translates to MTKALLIIDYTNDFVADNGALTCGKPAQELEDYLVQLANRFYQNGDYVIFPTDAHCGDRFSPEAKLFPPHNVVGTPGQQLYGKVNDWFEQHQASDRVYQFNKNRYSSFQNTNLDNYLRERKIDNLWIAGVCTDICVLHTAIAAYNLNYQIAIPVKGVATFTKHGQEWALDHFKNSLGATLV; encoded by the coding sequence ATGACTAAAGCATTATTAATTATTGATTATACAAACGATTTTGTCGCTGACAATGGTGCGCTTACTTGTGGCAAGCCAGCGCAGGAATTAGAAGATTATTTGGTTCAGCTGGCCAACCGTTTTTACCAAAATGGCGACTACGTAATTTTCCCGACTGATGCCCATTGTGGGGACCGGTTTAGTCCAGAAGCTAAACTCTTCCCGCCACATAACGTGGTCGGTACGCCTGGTCAACAGCTATACGGCAAGGTTAATGACTGGTTTGAACAACATCAGGCCAGTGACCGGGTTTACCAGTTTAATAAGAACCGCTATTCATCATTTCAAAATACTAATCTTGATAACTACCTGCGGGAACGAAAAATTGATAACTTGTGGATTGCAGGTGTTTGCACCGATATCTGTGTCCTGCACACCGCAATTGCCGCCTATAATTTGAACTACCAGATTGCGATTCCGGTTAAGGGGGTCGCCACCTTTACCAAGCATGGTCAGGAGTGGGCGCTTGACCATTTTAAGAATTCACTGGGTGCAACGCTGGTTTAA
- a CDS encoding head maturation protease, ClpP-related → MKRFWNWSGPQNQRVLTINGTIAEDSWVDDEVTPQVFQDELSQGKGPINLWLNSPGGDCVAASRIYTMLMNYPDDVNVKIDGIAASAASVIAMAGTKVSMAPTAMIMIHNPLTIVGGQKEDLDQAAQMLAETKESIINAYELKTNLPREKISAMMDDETWMNVNKAIELGFADDMLGQNKDITDCYSYSDKQSDLVVLNKLKRTSQNTISVKSLQKRLSLLSH, encoded by the coding sequence ATGAAACGTTTCTGGAACTGGAGCGGTCCTCAAAATCAACGTGTCTTAACTATCAACGGTACGATTGCTGAAGATAGCTGGGTTGATGATGAAGTCACTCCCCAAGTATTTCAAGATGAATTAAGTCAAGGGAAAGGGCCAATCAATCTCTGGTTAAATTCTCCCGGTGGTGACTGTGTCGCTGCCAGTCGCATTTACACGATGCTAATGAATTATCCCGATGACGTGAACGTCAAAATTGACGGTATCGCTGCTTCAGCGGCATCAGTTATCGCCATGGCAGGAACAAAAGTTTCCATGGCTCCAACCGCGATGATCATGATCCATAATCCATTAACCATTGTTGGTGGACAAAAAGAAGATCTTGATCAAGCTGCACAGATGCTAGCTGAAACCAAAGAATCAATCATTAATGCCTATGAGCTTAAAACAAACCTACCCCGCGAGAAGATTTCAGCCATGATGGATGACGAAACCTGGATGAATGTCAATAAAGCGATTGAGTTGGGCTTTGCTGATGATATGCTAGGTCAAAATAAAGATATCACAGATTGTTATTCCTATTCGGATAAGCAATCGGATCTCGTTGTCCTCAATAAACTCAAACGAACAAGCCAAAATACTATCTCTGTAAAGTCGCTACAAAAGCGGCTTTCTTTGTTATCACACTAA
- a CDS encoding phage holin family protein: MKTTSLTVINTCFGAIGAFLGWFLGGLDGFLYVLLIFMVVDYITGVLCAINEHKLSSEIGFRGLTRKVLILLLVGIAHCLDIYLLKNGSAIRTATIFFYISNEGISLLENISRLGLPVPDKLKSVLQQLHDKDDNN, translated from the coding sequence ATGAAGACAACTAGTTTAACGGTAATTAATACTTGCTTTGGTGCAATTGGTGCTTTTCTCGGCTGGTTCTTAGGCGGGCTAGATGGTTTCTTATATGTTCTCTTGATTTTTATGGTCGTGGACTATATCACCGGAGTGCTTTGTGCCATTAATGAGCATAAGCTCTCCAGCGAGATTGGCTTTCGTGGGCTTACGCGCAAAGTATTAATCCTATTGTTAGTTGGCATTGCACATTGCCTTGATATTTACCTATTAAAGAATGGTTCAGCAATCCGTACCGCTACTATTTTCTTCTATATCTCTAATGAAGGTATTTCTCTATTAGAAAATATAAGCCGTCTGGGGCTACCCGTACCTGATAAATTGAAAAGTGTTCTCCAACAATTGCACGATAAGGACGATAATAACTAA
- a CDS encoding SHOCT domain-containing protein: MTKQVKEVTHQPLTSINTTISQKQLLNDLHYRQSKQIIQHLLDKGLISADQFQKIDQLNKQSFPPLYSPECVATSTIQS; the protein is encoded by the coding sequence ATGACAAAACAAGTTAAAGAAGTAACTCATCAACCACTGACGTCGATCAATACAACAATTTCGCAAAAGCAATTGCTAAATGACTTACATTATCGACAATCCAAACAGATCATCCAACATTTGCTGGATAAAGGGTTGATTTCGGCTGATCAATTTCAAAAGATTGACCAATTAAACAAGCAGTCCTTTCCACCACTATATAGTCCTGAATGTGTTGCTACATCAACGATCCAGAGCTAA
- a CDS encoding head-tail connector protein: MATITLAETKAYLRVDNTVEDDLITKLIGSATATVENVLRQPLSAFDSLPDDIHTAILYTVAYLYEYRETADFDAMIKFLRAILSPYRKEEF, from the coding sequence GTGGCTACTATTACTTTGGCCGAAACAAAAGCCTACCTGAGGGTAGATAACACTGTTGAGGATGACCTCATCACAAAGTTGATTGGATCGGCAACAGCTACGGTCGAGAATGTGCTTCGCCAACCACTATCAGCGTTTGATTCCCTCCCTGATGATATTCATACCGCGATTCTCTATACCGTGGCCTACCTTTACGAATATCGGGAAACCGCCGATTTTGATGCCATGATCAAATTTCTTCGAGCCATCTTGTCCCCTTACCGGAAGGAGGAATTTTAA
- a CDS encoding nicotinate phosphoribosyltransferase: MKHELLTDMYEFSMANGYYQTLPHDKQARFDVFYRKAPDDGSFVISAGLMQVIDEVKNWHFSTDDIAYLRSLNHFSDDFLFYLTAAHNRCSIKAIPEGTPVFPQEPILSISGPLIDVQLLETLILNIINHQSLIATKTWQITSVTGGRPVMEFGARRAQGPDAAIYGARAAIIGGCSSTSNVLAAKLFNLPAAGTMAHAWIESFPDELTAFRAWAKIYPDNAALLVDTYDVVNSGVPNAIKVFKELRAAGHEPVGIRIDSGDIAQLATKARKMMDEAGFTNAKITASNALDAHIIKSLLDEGAPLDNFGIGERLITSSSSPVLSGVYKMSALENDGKWVPKIKISNSREKITLPGNKQVYRLYDKHDPQHAVADVIALADEQIGTEIAAINADVHVTWNKVILTDFIAKPLLKQVLTLGKAAPIETDTFAIQHFAQTELAQLPAATKRLLNPDRFPVYLTKRLADLQQKLVDEAQK, translated from the coding sequence ATGAAGCATGAATTATTAACCGACATGTATGAGTTTTCAATGGCCAACGGTTATTATCAAACACTTCCCCACGATAAGCAGGCGCGCTTCGACGTCTTTTACCGTAAGGCGCCCGATGATGGCAGTTTTGTGATTAGTGCTGGATTGATGCAAGTAATTGATGAAGTTAAGAACTGGCACTTTTCAACTGATGACATTGCTTATCTGCGGTCCCTTAACCACTTTAGTGACGACTTTCTCTTTTACCTGACGGCAGCTCACAACCGCTGCTCAATTAAGGCAATCCCAGAAGGCACGCCAGTCTTCCCACAGGAACCAATCCTTAGTATTAGTGGCCCACTAATTGATGTCCAACTTCTCGAAACCCTGATCTTAAACATCATTAACCACCAATCATTGATTGCAACAAAGACATGGCAGATCACCAGCGTTACTGGCGGACGCCCAGTAATGGAATTTGGTGCACGACGGGCGCAGGGGCCTGATGCCGCAATATATGGTGCGCGGGCTGCCATTATTGGTGGGTGCAGTAGTACCTCCAATGTGCTAGCTGCCAAGCTGTTTAACCTTCCGGCGGCGGGGACGATGGCCCACGCCTGGATTGAAAGCTTTCCTGATGAATTAACGGCCTTTCGTGCCTGGGCCAAAATTTACCCTGACAATGCTGCCCTGTTAGTTGATACCTACGATGTGGTTAACTCTGGGGTACCGAACGCAATTAAAGTCTTTAAGGAATTGCGGGCAGCTGGCCACGAACCGGTTGGTATCCGCATCGATTCTGGTGATATTGCCCAGTTGGCAACCAAGGCCCGGAAGATGATGGACGAGGCTGGTTTTACCAACGCTAAGATTACTGCTTCAAACGCCCTTGATGCCCACATTATTAAGTCATTGCTTGATGAAGGGGCACCACTGGATAACTTTGGGATCGGTGAGCGACTAATTACCAGTTCATCCAGTCCAGTATTAAGCGGTGTTTATAAAATGTCGGCATTAGAAAATGATGGCAAATGGGTGCCAAAGATCAAGATTAGTAATAGTCGCGAAAAGATTACGCTCCCTGGGAATAAGCAGGTTTACCGGCTCTACGATAAGCATGATCCCCAACACGCTGTTGCCGATGTAATTGCCCTGGCTGACGAGCAGATTGGAACCGAAATTGCGGCAATCAATGCTGATGTTCACGTCACCTGGAATAAAGTGATTTTAACCGACTTCATTGCTAAGCCACTGCTTAAGCAAGTTTTGACACTGGGAAAAGCGGCGCCAATTGAAACCGACACTTTTGCCATCCAGCACTTTGCGCAGACCGAATTAGCACAGCTGCCGGCGGCTACTAAGCGGTTGCTTAATCCGGACCGCTTCCCGGTTTATTTAACCAAGCGGTTAGCTGACTTGCAACAAAAGCTGGTTGATGAGGCACAAAAATAA
- a CDS encoding phage major capsid protein — translation MSKITELQEKRARIWKQAKDFLDAKQKESDVLSAEDNARYEKMEQEVVDLGKEINRRHKQAEIEVILNQPTSKALTNSPTADQLPKSQDAYAKDFWQMMRGHAVVDALKEGADPDGGFLVPDEFENQLIQKLQEANVLRTISHVIQTNSGEHKIPVVASEGTAAWLEEEAAYTESNTQFSQVSLGAHKLGTLIKVSEELLNDSAFDLMSYLSDEFGRRLGNAEEQAFLTGTGTGQPTGILTDTNGASAGSTAAKADTLTFDDLIDLFYSLKAPYRQNAVFLMNDDTVKTIRKMKDKNDQYIWQPSVQAGQPDRILNCPVYTSPFMPTLAAANKPVLFGDFNYYWIADRQGRTFKRLNELYAVTGQVGFLGSQRVDGKVVLPEAIKTLSMAAK, via the coding sequence ATGAGTAAGATTACTGAATTACAAGAAAAGCGTGCCCGTATTTGGAAGCAAGCAAAGGATTTCCTGGATGCTAAGCAAAAGGAGTCGGATGTACTATCAGCCGAAGACAATGCCCGCTATGAAAAGATGGAGCAAGAAGTTGTCGACTTAGGTAAGGAAATCAATCGAAGGCACAAGCAGGCAGAAATTGAAGTGATACTGAACCAACCCACCAGTAAGGCCCTTACTAATTCCCCAACTGCTGATCAGCTACCAAAGAGCCAGGATGCTTATGCAAAAGATTTCTGGCAAATGATGCGTGGACATGCCGTCGTGGATGCTCTTAAGGAAGGTGCGGACCCCGATGGTGGTTTCTTAGTGCCCGACGAATTTGAAAACCAACTTATCCAAAAGTTGCAAGAAGCAAATGTCCTACGAACCATCAGCCATGTCATCCAAACCAACAGCGGTGAACACAAGATTCCGGTTGTTGCCAGCGAAGGAACAGCTGCTTGGCTTGAAGAAGAAGCAGCCTACACAGAGTCCAACACGCAATTTAGTCAGGTGTCACTAGGCGCCCATAAGTTAGGAACCCTAATCAAAGTGTCGGAAGAATTACTAAACGATTCCGCATTTGATTTGATGTCCTATCTCTCTGATGAATTTGGCCGCCGACTCGGTAATGCCGAAGAACAAGCCTTTTTAACCGGTACCGGTACTGGTCAACCTACTGGCATCTTAACTGACACTAATGGTGCTTCAGCCGGATCCACAGCTGCTAAGGCCGATACGTTAACTTTTGATGATTTGATCGACCTTTTCTATTCCTTAAAGGCGCCATACCGTCAAAATGCTGTCTTTTTGATGAACGATGACACTGTGAAGACCATCCGCAAGATGAAGGATAAGAATGACCAGTACATTTGGCAACCTTCCGTTCAGGCGGGCCAACCAGACCGAATTCTTAACTGTCCGGTTTACACTAGCCCATTCATGCCGACATTGGCTGCCGCCAATAAGCCGGTGCTTTTCGGTGACTTTAACTACTACTGGATTGCAGATCGACAAGGCCGAACTTTCAAACGTCTTAATGAGCTTTACGCCGTAACTGGTCAAGTTGGCTTCTTAGGATCACAACGAGTTGATGGCAAAGTCGTTCTACCAGAAGCAATTAAAACCTTGTCCATGGCTGCTAAGTAG